From Coriobacteriia bacterium, the proteins below share one genomic window:
- a CDS encoding NADH:flavin oxidoreductase gives MSHLLRPLTAGSLHLHNRLVLPPMATTKADSDGSITPDLLAYYDEMSRGGAFGLVITEHCYISEQGCNRIGQPSVAEDRMVEGLSQLADVLHANGVKAVVQISHAGAASAVPGLDVVGPSDVPSPIGPGAIPRPMTREQIAGVVERFAAAALRVKRAGFDGVELHAAHGYLLNQFFSPLTNRRDDEYGGDIAGRLRLPLQVVAAVRAAVGEDYPVLLRLGARDYLEGGTTVEDSIVAAVALQRAGVDVLDITGGLSGYVRPGHDEPGYFAELTEPIRRAVSIPVILTGGVIEYQQAETLLAQGVADLIGVGRAMLKDPGWARRAVEELAGARPE, from the coding sequence ATGTCCCATCTGCTTAGGCCGCTGACCGCAGGCTCGCTGCACCTTCACAACCGTCTCGTCCTGCCGCCGATGGCCACCACGAAGGCGGACTCTGACGGGAGCATCACCCCGGACCTTCTCGCCTACTACGACGAGATGTCGCGCGGGGGTGCGTTCGGGCTCGTGATCACCGAGCACTGCTACATCAGTGAGCAGGGCTGCAACCGCATCGGTCAGCCGTCGGTCGCCGAGGACCGCATGGTCGAGGGGCTGAGCCAGCTGGCCGACGTGTTGCACGCCAACGGCGTCAAAGCCGTCGTGCAGATCAGCCATGCGGGGGCGGCGTCGGCGGTCCCGGGGCTCGATGTCGTCGGGCCATCCGACGTGCCCAGTCCGATCGGTCCGGGTGCGATCCCTCGTCCGATGACGCGCGAGCAGATCGCCGGAGTCGTCGAGCGGTTCGCCGCTGCGGCGTTGCGTGTGAAGCGCGCGGGCTTCGACGGCGTGGAGCTTCATGCTGCTCACGGCTACCTGCTCAACCAGTTCTTCTCGCCGCTCACCAACCGACGTGACGACGAGTACGGCGGGGACATCGCCGGTCGGCTCCGGCTGCCGCTCCAGGTGGTCGCAGCCGTCAGGGCTGCCGTGGGAGAGGACTATCCGGTGCTGCTGCGACTGGGCGCGCGCGACTACCTCGAGGGCGGCACGACCGTCGAGGACAGTATTGTGGCTGCAGTGGCGCTTCAGCGGGCCGGTGTCGACGTGCTCGACATCACCGGGGGGCTTTCGGGCTACGTGCGCCCCGGGCATGACGAGCCTGGCTACTTCGCCGAACTCACTGAACCCATCCGGCGAGCGGTCTCGATCCCCGTGATTCTGACGGGCGGGGTGATCGAGTATCAGCAGGCCGAGACGTTGCTGGCCCAGGGTGTGGCCGACCTCATCGGCGTCGGTCGGGCGATGCTCAAAGACCCGGGGTGGGCGAGGCGAGCGGTCGAAGAACTCGCGGGGGCGCGCCCCGAGTGA